A genomic window from Brassica oleracea var. oleracea cultivar TO1000 chromosome C8, BOL, whole genome shotgun sequence includes:
- the LOC106309181 gene encoding uncharacterized protein LOC106309181: protein MDFENPSFSLRLPGSSCIAAGYLSSKRIPPHGSLMLVSEEAAFAYDVAARSIRRLTMPQHAELNSDMMLDALDALEERRDQALLRIQNYQHMIKGYYNKKVRARPLELGDQVLRKVFENTKEWGTGKLGTKWEWPYKIVEVIQPGVYRLKTSSGEPDKRAWNSMNLRLYRS from the exons ATGGATTTCGAAAATCCATCCTTCTCTTTGAGATTGCCGGGATCATCTTGCATAGCGGCTGGTTATCTGAGTTCGAAGAGGATCCCACCTCACGGGAGTTTGATGCTCGTCT CTGAAGAAGCTGCTTTTGCGTATGATGTTGCTGCTCGATCCATCCGACGCCTCACCATGCCCCAACATGCAGAACTCAACAGCGACATGATGCTCGATGCACTAGACGCCTTAGAAGAGCGACGCGATCAAGCACTACTACGGATTCAAAACTACCAACACATGATCAAAGGATACTACAACAAGAAGGTACGCGCCAGGCCACTGGAACTCGGGGACCAGGTCCTGCGCAAAGTGTTCGAGAATACCAAAGAATGGGGAACTGGAAAACTCGGCACGAAGTGGGAATGGCCTTACAAAATCGTCGAAGTCATACAACCCGGCGTTTACCGCCTCAAAACTTCATCGGGAGAACCAGATAAGCGTGCCTGGAATTCCATGAACCTGCGCCTATACCGCAGCTAG